A genome region from Ctenopharyngodon idella isolate HZGC_01 chromosome 5, HZGC01, whole genome shotgun sequence includes the following:
- the cenatac gene encoding coiled-coil domain-containing protein 84 isoform X1, with the protein MGAFYCSICRKTDFTGKGHIHGKSHQSKLKVVLVKFMEKVKEARRTIKNPQVEKYSPHHDVKFWCYCCSLEVQTHVTDSNISVMYGGLLEHMSTPEHRKNTHKFWWDNKADPKLRDKFIITEEETERFKAEVSKALEQFEEKEDVFIKQQAAVIRSQEQHRLEVLQSLSEPDPELLQPAELDQCSNKQTARRSHSRSYEMEAQPGPSHKDLASHSQWSEPGLGLTFIGYQDAASSGNVHTGAVPPWLLEEPDEDSGSGQQEMGPSLQEFLKHKEQEKLKKLPPNRVGANFDHSSHTDANWLPSFGRVWNSGRRWQSRHQFREEEAKTRGKRKWQDDGKATKKQKGLSNGEL; encoded by the exons ATGGGAGCATTTTATTGCTCGATCTGCAGAAAAACAGATTTTACTGGAAAAGGACACATTCATGGGAAAAGCCACCAGAGTAAACTTAAAGTGGTTCTTGTCAAATTCATGGAGAAG GTCAAAGAAGCACGGCGGACCATTAAAAATCCCCAGGTGGAGAAATACAGTCCCCATCATGACGTTAAGTTTTGGTGTTACTGCTGCTCGCTTGAGGTGCAGACACATGTGACTGACAGTAACATCAGTGTGATGTATGGAGGACTGCTGGAGCACATGAGCAC CCCAGAGCAcaggaaaaacacacacaagttCTGGTGGGACAATAAAGCAGATCCAAAACTACGAGACAAGTTTATCATAACAGAAGAGGAAACTGAGAG ATTCAAGGCTGAGGTTTCCAAGGCTCTTGAACAGTTTGAGGAAAAAGAGGATGTGTTTATTAAACAG CAAGCTGCAGTGATCCGATCTCAGGAGCAGCACAGACTGGAGGTCCTTCAGTCATTATCAGAG CCTGATCCAGAACTGCTACAACCTGCTGAACTGGACCAGTGCAGCAATAAACAAACAGCCag AAGGTCCCATAGTCGCTCTTATGAAATGGAAGCACAGCCCGGGCCGAGCCACAAGGATCTCGCCTCACACAGTCAGTGGAGTGAGCCAGGACTCGGCCTAACTTTCATTGGTTACCAG GATGCAGCCAGCAGTGGAAATGTTCATACTG GTGCTGTACCGCCATGGTTATTGGAGGAACCTGATGAAGACTCAGGCAGCGGACAGCAGGAAATGGGCCCCTCACTTCAGGAGTTTCTCAAACACA AGGAGCAAGAGAAGCTCAAGAAGCTTCCGCCTAACCGTGTGGGTGCAAACTTTGACCACAGCTCACACACTGACGCCAACTGGCTGCCATCTTTTGGACGCGTGTGGAACAGTGGCAGGCGCTGGCAGTCTAG GCATCAGTTCAGAGAAGAGGAGGCAAAAACTAGGGGGAAGAGGAAGTGGCAAGATGATGGTAAAGCAACAAAGAAGCAAAAAGGCCTCAGTAATGGAGAGTTATGA
- the zgc:194948 gene encoding uncharacterized protein zgc:194948 — MLAVLFILGALCPLNFAVIPISLLSPETDGVLASKFPNSFLLTLPDCSTYGTKTVELLYTELGTNINKTENFTVPSCPVSQPGFLLKDLKNGTTYNMTYKIENDTSTVLTDTTTNAIDYQQINSGLPARSGAMVVITVILSLAMAILLVGLFIIVFFSG; from the exons ATGTTGGCTGTGCTCTTCATCCTGGGGGCATTGTGTCCCCTAAACTTTGCAG TAATCCCGATTAGTTTGCTGAGTCCTGAAACAGATGGGGTGTTGGCGAGCAAATTCCCAAACTCTTTTCTACTGACACTGCCTGACTGCTCTACTTATGGAACGAAGACCGTTGAGCTGCTGTACACAGAACTGGGCACCAATATAAACA AAACAGAAAATTTCACGGTTCCATCCTGTCCAGTCAGTCAGCCAGGGTTCCTTCTGAAAGACCTAAAAAATGGAACAACttacaa CATGACGTACAAAATTGAAAATGATACAAGCACAGTCTTGACTGATACGACTACCAACG cCATTGATTATCAGCAAATAAACAGTGGTCTTCCAGCGCGCAGTGGAGCCATGGTGGTCATCACCGTCATTCTGTCTTTGGCTATGGCGATTCTACTGGTTGGCCTCTTTATTATCGTGTTCTTTTCAGGCTGA
- the cenatac gene encoding coiled-coil domain-containing protein 84 isoform X2: MGAFYCSICRKTDFTGKGHIHGKSHQSKLKVVLVKFMEKVKEARRTIKNPQVEKYSPHHDVKFWCYCCSLEVQTHVTDSNISVMYGGLLEHMSTPEHRKNTHKFWWDNKADPKLRDKFIITEEETERFKAEVSKALEQFEEKEDVFIKQQAAVIRSQEQHRLEVLQSLSEPDPELLQPAELDQCSNKQTARSHSRSYEMEAQPGPSHKDLASHSQWSEPGLGLTFIGYQDAASSGNVHTGAVPPWLLEEPDEDSGSGQQEMGPSLQEFLKHKEQEKLKKLPPNRVGANFDHSSHTDANWLPSFGRVWNSGRRWQSRHQFREEEAKTRGKRKWQDDGKATKKQKGLSNGEL; the protein is encoded by the exons ATGGGAGCATTTTATTGCTCGATCTGCAGAAAAACAGATTTTACTGGAAAAGGACACATTCATGGGAAAAGCCACCAGAGTAAACTTAAAGTGGTTCTTGTCAAATTCATGGAGAAG GTCAAAGAAGCACGGCGGACCATTAAAAATCCCCAGGTGGAGAAATACAGTCCCCATCATGACGTTAAGTTTTGGTGTTACTGCTGCTCGCTTGAGGTGCAGACACATGTGACTGACAGTAACATCAGTGTGATGTATGGAGGACTGCTGGAGCACATGAGCAC CCCAGAGCAcaggaaaaacacacacaagttCTGGTGGGACAATAAAGCAGATCCAAAACTACGAGACAAGTTTATCATAACAGAAGAGGAAACTGAGAG ATTCAAGGCTGAGGTTTCCAAGGCTCTTGAACAGTTTGAGGAAAAAGAGGATGTGTTTATTAAACAG CAAGCTGCAGTGATCCGATCTCAGGAGCAGCACAGACTGGAGGTCCTTCAGTCATTATCAGAG CCTGATCCAGAACTGCTACAACCTGCTGAACTGGACCAGTGCAGCAATAAACAAACAGCCag GTCCCATAGTCGCTCTTATGAAATGGAAGCACAGCCCGGGCCGAGCCACAAGGATCTCGCCTCACACAGTCAGTGGAGTGAGCCAGGACTCGGCCTAACTTTCATTGGTTACCAG GATGCAGCCAGCAGTGGAAATGTTCATACTG GTGCTGTACCGCCATGGTTATTGGAGGAACCTGATGAAGACTCAGGCAGCGGACAGCAGGAAATGGGCCCCTCACTTCAGGAGTTTCTCAAACACA AGGAGCAAGAGAAGCTCAAGAAGCTTCCGCCTAACCGTGTGGGTGCAAACTTTGACCACAGCTCACACACTGACGCCAACTGGCTGCCATCTTTTGGACGCGTGTGGAACAGTGGCAGGCGCTGGCAGTCTAG GCATCAGTTCAGAGAAGAGGAGGCAAAAACTAGGGGGAAGAGGAAGTGGCAAGATGATGGTAAAGCAACAAAGAAGCAAAAAGGCCTCAGTAATGGAGAGTTATGA
- the foxr1 gene encoding forkhead box protein R1 has translation MYLQLQSKSRFLDLHLTSGLHDWDMNEEIKLTTTTDQFYHDDKRTDQYLAQWHYARISRRSLPAEAHRSFLLPLSAREPEIQPNLWLMVNPSLACPIKYPSNHPKAPTPPKPTVLSTMPRTTTPVLEQSVRPVILPDETCLNESMHDTSLSSEYQFSDEDDASSVDVPVCRKVKGARKGRTPKASTRKLGLTQNRRLQRALQDSINLKNGGWPRPPVNYCILIAMALSSSRNGSLNVQQIYNFTREHFPFFLTAPDGWKNTIRHNLCFSNSFKKTPQQVSGDGKRKSCLWHLTLDGRQRLRDEIHTLTGDSFRMLKRSMNYPDMIQALLEL, from the exons atgtatttacagCTTCAATCCAAAAGCAGATTTCTCGACCTTCATTTAACCAGCGGCTTACATGACTGGGACATGAACGAAGAAATAAAGTTAACGACGACGACTGACCAGTTTTACCACG ATGACAAGCGGACTGACCAGTATCTGGCGCAGTGGCACTACGCAAGAATCTCCAGAAGATCATTACCGGCCGAAGCACACAGGAGTTTCCTGCTCCCGCTCAGCGCCAGAG AGCCTGAAATACAACCTAATCTGTGGTTGATGGTGAATCCCAGTTTAGCCTGCCCCATAAAATACCCTAGTAATCACCCCAAAGCTCCAACACCCCCAAAACCAACAGTGCTGTCAACAATGCCAAGAACCACCACACCTGTTCTGGAACAAAGTGTGCGTCCAGTGATCCTGCCTGATGAAACCTGCCTGAATGAGTCAATGCACGACACCTCCCTCTCCAGCGAGTATCAG TTCTCCGATGAAGATGACGCCTCCTCTGTAGACGTGCCTGTTTGTCGTAAGGTGAAGGGTGCTCGGAAGGGGAGGACGCCCAAAGCGTCCACTCGCAAACTGGGCCTGACGCAGAACAGAAGGCTTCAGAGAGCACTGCAGGACAGCATCAACCTGAAGAACGGCGGATGGCCTCGGCCCCCTGTTAACTACTGCATCCTCATCGCCATGGCCCTCAGCAGCAGCCGTAACGGCAGTCTTAACGTACAGCAGATCTATAACTTCACCAG AGAGCATTTCCCCTTTTTCCTTACAGCTCCAGATGGGTGGAAAAACACAATCCGACATAATTTGTGTTTCAGCAACAGTTTTAAAAAGACCCCACAGCAGGTATCAGGAGATGGCAAGAGGAAGTCGTGTCTGTGGCATCTCACTCTGGATGGCCGACAGAGACTGAGAGATGAAATTCATACACTTACAGGAGATTCCTTCAGAATGCTGAAGAGGAGCATGAACTATCCAG ATATGATTCAAGCGTTGTTAGAGCTGTAA